From Planococcus halocryophilus, the proteins below share one genomic window:
- a CDS encoding ABC transporter substrate-binding protein, with protein sequence MKELKFSKGLVASLMLSAAVLAGCSSDGEETGSGSEGEEQVTVDIFQFKVEFKEQFEDVVALYEEENPNVNIEITTVGGGEDYGAALRSRFASGNEPAIFNIGGPQDVADWKDSLADLTDTAASGAALEGTLDGVTVESEVLGLPYNQEGYGFIYNTRLFEEAGIDPASITDYASLEEAVKTLDSKKDELGLESVFAFPGKETWVTGLHLSNTFLAPEFDNNVLTAFDAETVDFKYGEGFKKIVDLQNEYSKQPTVSLDYSQQVEELFSLERVAIIQQGNWAYGSIAGIDQELADNGVGLMPIPVEGIDNAGLPVGVPMYWGVNKKADEAVVEESKAFLDWLYTSDAGKTAVLEDFKFIPAYEGYDTSKISDPMSKAIYDASESGNTIGWVFMGYPTGWGQDELGANIQKYLSDEASWDEVIDSAKEAWKTDRAK encoded by the coding sequence ATGAAAGAATTAAAGTTTAGCAAGGGGCTAGTCGCATCATTAATGTTATCGGCAGCAGTGTTAGCAGGATGTAGTAGTGATGGAGAAGAAACAGGTTCAGGATCTGAAGGAGAAGAGCAAGTAACCGTTGACATTTTCCAATTTAAAGTGGAATTCAAAGAACAATTCGAAGATGTTGTTGCACTTTACGAAGAAGAAAACCCGAACGTTAATATTGAAATCACAACAGTTGGTGGCGGAGAAGATTACGGCGCAGCACTTCGTTCACGCTTTGCATCTGGCAACGAACCCGCAATCTTTAACATCGGTGGACCTCAAGATGTAGCGGACTGGAAAGACAGCTTAGCGGATTTAACGGACACAGCAGCATCAGGCGCAGCTCTTGAAGGCACACTTGACGGCGTAACAGTTGAGTCTGAAGTACTTGGACTTCCTTATAACCAAGAAGGTTACGGCTTTATCTACAACACACGTCTATTCGAAGAAGCAGGAATTGATCCTGCATCAATCACAGATTACGCATCACTTGAAGAAGCTGTGAAAACATTGGATTCGAAAAAAGACGAGCTTGGTCTTGAATCAGTATTTGCTTTCCCAGGTAAAGAAACGTGGGTAACAGGACTTCACTTGTCAAACACATTCTTAGCACCTGAATTCGACAACAACGTATTAACAGCATTTGACGCAGAAACAGTTGACTTCAAATATGGAGAAGGCTTTAAGAAAATCGTTGATTTGCAAAACGAATACTCTAAACAACCAACAGTTAGCCTTGATTACTCTCAACAAGTAGAAGAATTGTTCTCACTTGAGCGTGTAGCGATTATCCAACAAGGAAACTGGGCTTACGGCTCAATCGCTGGCATCGACCAAGAACTTGCTGACAACGGTGTTGGCCTTATGCCGATCCCTGTAGAAGGCATAGATAATGCTGGACTACCAGTTGGCGTACCAATGTATTGGGGCGTAAACAAAAAAGCTGACGAAGCAGTTGTAGAAGAATCAAAAGCATTTTTAGACTGGTTATACACATCTGATGCAGGTAAAACAGCTGTATTGGAAGACTTCAAATTTATCCCAGCTTACGAAGGTTACGACACATCAAAAATCTCTGATCCAATGTCGAAAGCTATTTATGACGCTTCAGAGTCAGGTAACACAATCGGATGGGTATTCATGGGCTATCCAACTGGATGGGGTCAAGACGAACTTGGCGCGAACATCCAAAAATACCTAAGCGACGAAGCGAGCTGGGACGAAGTAATCGACTCAGCGAAAGAAGCTTGGAAAACAGACAGAGCTAAATAA
- a CDS encoding glycoside hydrolase family 13 protein produces the protein MTEWWKKSTVYQIYPRSFMDSNGDGIGDIRGIIQKLDYLHELGVDILWLSPVYDSPNDDNGYDIRDYYEIMKEFGTMADFDELLEKVHARDMKLVMDLVVNHTSDEHAWFKDHPDFYIWRDQPTNWRSFFGGSTWEYQKERNQYYLHLFSKKQPDLNWENPEMRTAVYEMMRWWLDKGVDGFRMDVINMISKVPDMQDAVNGDASSQFMNGPNVHTYLKEMNTQVLSQYNIVTVGETPGTTPKEARDYTAAQNQELNMIFTFEHMDLDQASGEKWDLKPLDLIDLKENLEKWQHGLYDEGWNSLYWNNHDQPRIVSRFGDDQKWRVESAKMLATCLHFMQGTPYIYQGEELGMTNVRFDAIEEYKDIETINMYQEKRAAGISHDDIMMKIYAKGRDNARTPMQWSDAPNGGFTTGTPWIKVNPNYTDINAAQHQEPDSIYQYYKKLIAFRKNMGIITYGDFQLLHHEDKELFAYTRTWNRESLTIYCNFSNQPKTVERPEGDKLIGNYDCRNGEDELVLKPYEAVVYYK, from the coding sequence ATGACTGAATGGTGGAAAAAATCGACTGTGTATCAAATTTATCCGCGAAGTTTTATGGATTCGAATGGCGATGGAATCGGCGATATTCGTGGGATTATCCAGAAACTCGATTACTTGCATGAACTCGGTGTAGATATTCTTTGGCTGTCGCCGGTATATGATTCACCGAACGACGATAACGGCTATGACATTCGCGATTATTATGAAATCATGAAAGAATTCGGCACGATGGCAGATTTTGATGAGCTATTGGAAAAAGTACATGCGCGAGACATGAAATTGGTCATGGACCTTGTCGTCAACCATACGTCTGATGAGCATGCTTGGTTTAAAGACCATCCCGATTTTTACATATGGCGCGATCAGCCAACCAATTGGCGCTCGTTTTTTGGTGGGTCTACGTGGGAGTACCAAAAAGAACGCAATCAGTACTACTTGCACTTGTTTTCCAAAAAGCAGCCAGACCTGAACTGGGAAAACCCAGAAATGCGAACCGCGGTTTACGAAATGATGCGCTGGTGGCTCGATAAAGGTGTAGACGGTTTCCGAATGGACGTTATCAATATGATTTCCAAAGTTCCGGATATGCAAGATGCAGTGAATGGCGATGCCAGCAGTCAATTTATGAATGGCCCCAATGTTCATACCTACTTAAAAGAAATGAATACACAAGTACTGTCTCAATACAATATCGTCACAGTCGGTGAAACACCGGGCACGACGCCAAAAGAAGCGCGCGATTATACCGCCGCACAAAATCAAGAACTCAATATGATTTTCACGTTCGAGCATATGGACCTCGACCAAGCATCGGGGGAGAAATGGGATTTAAAGCCGCTCGATTTGATCGATTTAAAAGAGAATCTGGAAAAATGGCAACATGGTTTATACGACGAAGGTTGGAATAGTTTGTACTGGAACAACCACGATCAGCCGCGCATTGTATCGCGTTTTGGTGACGATCAAAAATGGCGCGTTGAATCAGCTAAAATGCTCGCAACGTGTCTGCACTTTATGCAAGGCACGCCGTATATTTATCAAGGCGAAGAACTGGGCATGACCAATGTCCGCTTTGATGCCATTGAGGAATACAAAGACATTGAAACCATCAATATGTATCAAGAAAAGCGCGCAGCGGGAATTTCGCATGACGACATCATGATGAAAATTTACGCGAAAGGTCGCGACAATGCACGAACGCCAATGCAATGGTCGGACGCGCCAAATGGTGGCTTTACAACAGGTACACCTTGGATAAAGGTGAATCCGAATTACACAGACATCAATGCTGCACAGCATCAAGAGCCGGATTCCATTTATCAATATTACAAAAAACTCATAGCTTTCCGTAAAAACATGGGCATCATCACGTATGGTGACTTCCAGTTATTGCACCACGAAGACAAAGAATTATTCGCATATACGCGTACATGGAACCGAGAAAGCTTGACTATATACTGTAATTTTTCAAATCAACCAAAAACAGTAGAACGCCCAGAAGGCGACAAGTTAATCGGCAATTATGATTGTCGGAACGGCGAAGACGAACTTGTGCTCAAGCCATATGAAGCCGTTGTTTATTACAAATAA
- a CDS encoding PucR family transcriptional regulator yields the protein MINQLKELYPSLQLFDQSTLSSDADYKWFSFSDGVIIGIHERELAPRDLSLLTTFLTPYNPKFPVLTDEEKKWSAAVDPALSADVKTFPLNSPYRFVHFSIQEKQISPAAFKQAVQDFYAQHVPILWENDHQGILVEYVTKEDGPISYDEIIDVLMSDLYIKIHFFVGPLRASLDSAVTHYRAMVDGAKTVSLYSKKTVISYTDAIPYLLLDQTPEPLRNEIKQSVLQVYQSDEETMKMIEVFVRNNLNISETAKALHMHRNSLQYRFDRFYENTGIDVRKFHEALAVYLAILIEK from the coding sequence ATGATCAATCAATTAAAAGAACTCTATCCTTCGCTTCAACTATTTGACCAAAGCACACTTTCTTCAGATGCAGACTATAAATGGTTTTCATTTTCTGATGGCGTGATTATAGGCATTCACGAAAGGGAACTTGCTCCAAGAGATTTGTCTTTGCTCACGACATTTTTAACACCTTACAATCCGAAATTCCCGGTGCTGACAGACGAAGAAAAAAAGTGGTCGGCTGCGGTTGATCCTGCTCTTTCCGCTGACGTTAAGACGTTTCCCTTGAATTCTCCGTATCGCTTTGTGCATTTTTCCATTCAAGAAAAACAAATTAGCCCTGCAGCGTTTAAACAAGCGGTTCAAGATTTTTATGCGCAGCACGTGCCAATTTTGTGGGAAAACGACCATCAAGGGATTTTGGTTGAATACGTCACAAAAGAAGACGGACCGATTTCTTACGATGAAATTATCGATGTGTTGATGAGCGATTTGTATATCAAAATCCATTTTTTCGTTGGGCCACTTCGTGCAAGTTTAGACAGTGCTGTCACTCATTACCGCGCAATGGTCGATGGTGCAAAAACCGTTAGCCTGTATTCGAAAAAAACCGTTATCAGTTATACCGATGCGATTCCGTATTTATTGCTCGATCAAACACCAGAACCTCTCCGGAATGAAATAAAACAATCGGTTTTGCAAGTTTATCAAAGCGATGAAGAAACGATGAAAATGATTGAAGTTTTTGTTCGCAATAACTTAAATATCTCAGAAACGGCAAAAGCTTTGCATATGCACCGCAATAGCCTGCAATATCGTTTTGACCGTTTTTATGAAAACACCGGAATCGACGTTCGGAAATTCCATGAAGCGCTGGCCGTTTACTTAGCGATATTGATTGAAAAGTAA
- a CDS encoding ABC transporter ATP-binding protein translates to MTGLTLVNIKKEYEKGVVSVQDFNLEIRDKEFLVLVGPSGCGKSTTLRMIAGLEDITDGDLYIGDKRVNDVSPKDRDIAMVFQNYALYPHMTVYENMAFSLKLRKMKKDEIKARVANASKILGLDDYLNRKPKALSGGQRQRVALGRAIVRDAKVFLMDEPLSNLDAKLRVQMRAEIQKLHRRLQTTTVYVTHDQTEAMTMATRLVVMKDGFVQQVGTPKEVYDLPENMFVGGFIGSPSMNFLQGKLVGSHFVMGDSKVLIPESKLKMLQDQGYESKNLVLGVRPEDIHDEPLFLEHSPHTKLQAYIDVAELMGAEIILYSKIDDQDFVARVDSRFNVEAESTIDLAFDMNKAHFFDGDSELRIR, encoded by the coding sequence ATGACGGGCTTAACATTAGTTAATATCAAAAAAGAATACGAAAAAGGTGTAGTTTCGGTACAAGACTTTAACTTAGAAATTCGCGATAAAGAGTTTCTAGTACTAGTTGGACCTTCAGGTTGTGGTAAGTCAACGACACTTCGCATGATCGCAGGATTAGAAGATATTACAGATGGCGATTTATATATCGGGGACAAACGAGTTAACGACGTGTCACCAAAAGACCGCGACATCGCGATGGTTTTCCAAAACTACGCATTGTACCCGCACATGACTGTATATGAAAACATGGCATTTAGTTTGAAATTACGCAAAATGAAAAAAGACGAGATTAAAGCACGTGTTGCCAACGCTTCAAAAATTTTAGGATTAGACGATTACTTAAACCGTAAACCGAAAGCGCTATCAGGTGGTCAGCGCCAACGTGTCGCTTTAGGCCGTGCGATTGTCCGTGACGCTAAAGTCTTTTTGATGGATGAGCCTTTATCCAATCTCGACGCCAAACTACGTGTACAAATGCGCGCAGAAATCCAAAAGTTGCACCGCCGTCTCCAAACGACAACGGTTTACGTAACACACGATCAAACAGAAGCGATGACAATGGCGACTCGTTTAGTGGTTATGAAAGATGGCTTTGTTCAACAAGTCGGCACGCCAAAAGAAGTTTACGACTTACCGGAAAACATGTTTGTTGGTGGATTTATCGGTTCTCCGTCTATGAATTTCCTACAAGGTAAATTAGTCGGCAGCCATTTTGTCATGGGCGATTCGAAAGTGCTTATTCCAGAAAGCAAACTAAAAATGCTTCAAGACCAAGGCTACGAAAGCAAAAACCTTGTTCTTGGTGTGCGTCCTGAAGACATTCACGATGAGCCATTATTTTTGGAACATTCACCGCATACAAAGCTTCAAGCTTATATCGATGTTGCTGAATTGATGGGTGCAGAAATCATCCTTTACTCAAAAATCGATGACCAAGATTTCGTCGCACGCGTTGACTCTCGCTTTAACGTTGAAGCCGAATCTACAATCGATCTTGCATTTGATATGAATAAAGCCCATTTCTTTGATGGCGACTCTGAATTGCGTATTCGTTAA
- a CDS encoding carbohydrate ABC transporter permease, which yields MRTKDLSYWLFLAPVLLALTLVVIVPMLLGVYYSFTTWNGINTGEFVGFQNYIDLFHDQRFLDSLWFTTKFSVVSVILINVIGLSLALLVTGRVRSSKLLRTTFFMPNLIGGLILGFIWQFIFIKVFASVGEIIGMESLQGWLSTTDTGFWGLVILMSWQMAGYIMVIYIAYLEGMPKELLEASEIDGASSYQRFRFVIFPLVAPAFTVSMFLTLSNTFKLYDQNLSLTGGGPYNSTEMVAMEIFKTAFMQNAFAYAQAKAVIFFIIVAIIALVQVYLNKRKEVEM from the coding sequence ATGCGTACAAAAGATTTATCTTATTGGTTGTTTCTTGCCCCTGTCTTATTGGCACTTACGCTAGTCGTCATCGTTCCGATGCTACTAGGCGTCTATTACTCCTTCACCACTTGGAACGGCATAAACACAGGTGAGTTTGTTGGATTCCAAAACTACATCGACTTATTCCACGATCAGCGTTTCTTGGATTCGCTATGGTTCACTACAAAATTCTCAGTAGTATCCGTTATTTTAATTAACGTAATTGGCTTGTCGCTGGCACTTCTTGTTACGGGTCGCGTTCGCTCAAGTAAATTATTACGGACAACATTCTTTATGCCAAACTTAATCGGCGGATTAATCTTAGGATTTATTTGGCAGTTTATCTTCATAAAAGTATTTGCAAGTGTTGGTGAAATTATCGGTATGGAAAGTTTGCAAGGCTGGTTGTCTACAACAGACACTGGATTCTGGGGCTTAGTTATTTTGATGAGCTGGCAAATGGCTGGTTATATTATGGTTATCTATATCGCTTATTTGGAAGGGATGCCGAAAGAATTGCTTGAGGCGTCTGAAATCGACGGAGCTTCTTCGTACCAACGTTTCCGTTTTGTCATCTTCCCACTTGTAGCACCTGCGTTTACCGTCAGCATGTTCTTGACGCTGTCGAATACGTTTAAATTGTACGACCAAAACTTGTCGCTAACAGGCGGTGGACCTTACAACTCTACGGAAATGGTCGCGATGGAAATCTTTAAGACGGCGTTTATGCAAAATGCCTTTGCTTATGCACAAGCGAAAGCCGTTATTTTCTTCATCATCGTGGCGATCATCGCTCTTGTCCAGGTGTATCTGAACAAACGCAAGGAGGTCGAAATG
- a CDS encoding ROK family protein: protein MEKVLGVDIGGTKIRMGIIDASGQIIYEEKIPTIIPLYPYLEENILRILVEQPEVQAIGIGTHGFVDPKQGKVIYAAETLPGWTDTPVKEWLEKATGKRVEVENDANVVALAEAKFGAAQGLNRVVVLTLGTGLGGGVIWDGKLLSGGPHGGAAELGHMILYPNGVKCACGRLGCSEMYVSGTALQRRIKEAGLPVTPPELFENAKTDPAANKVVEEFTADLALVISSLQAAFDMEMVIIGGGVSEAADLWMASLQEKLATVLLNPVPVEVARFENDAGILGAALLVLEN from the coding sequence ATGGAAAAAGTATTAGGAGTCGACATAGGTGGCACAAAAATCCGTATGGGTATCATTGATGCTAGCGGGCAAATTATCTACGAGGAAAAAATTCCGACAATCATCCCGCTTTATCCGTATCTTGAAGAAAACATCTTGCGGATATTGGTGGAGCAGCCAGAAGTCCAAGCAATTGGCATTGGTACGCATGGCTTTGTCGATCCAAAACAAGGAAAAGTAATTTACGCGGCGGAAACATTGCCAGGCTGGACAGATACACCTGTTAAAGAATGGCTTGAAAAAGCAACAGGCAAACGCGTCGAAGTCGAAAATGACGCCAATGTTGTGGCACTTGCAGAAGCGAAGTTTGGCGCAGCACAAGGGCTAAATCGTGTAGTCGTGTTAACACTCGGCACAGGTCTTGGCGGTGGCGTAATATGGGACGGCAAGCTATTAAGTGGTGGACCTCATGGTGGTGCAGCAGAACTTGGCCACATGATTCTCTATCCAAATGGAGTGAAATGTGCGTGTGGACGTCTAGGCTGCAGTGAAATGTATGTATCTGGAACAGCACTTCAGCGCAGGATTAAAGAAGCGGGGCTTCCAGTGACGCCACCCGAACTTTTTGAAAACGCTAAGACTGATCCCGCGGCTAATAAAGTGGTAGAAGAATTTACAGCTGACTTAGCACTAGTCATTAGTAGTTTGCAAGCGGCCTTTGATATGGAGATGGTCATTATCGGTGGCGGTGTATCAGAAGCGGCAGACTTGTGGATGGCTTCATTGCAAGAGAAGTTGGCTACGGTTTTATTAAATCCGGTGCCGGTAGAAGTGGCACGTTTTGAAAATGATGCAGGTATTTTAGGAGCGGCATTGCTAGTTCTTGAAAATTAA